From a single Candidatus Neptunochlamydia vexilliferae genomic region:
- a CDS encoding polysaccharide biosynthesis/export family protein — protein sequence MIAQLMIFLGGCSNTPYKGSDVVGADEFVIDSYKISAGKFSILEMEGKPLVTLDPDLLEEYTNTIDNGDTLKVSLFQPEGGELAGAVRTIGDTVGYTVSDGRITLPDLGSIEVKGLTLSEAKERIQEAYDDEVDGIEVFLAFSKRKVKKVELAGMVSQSTISVNGKLRLFEVLAKAKVPPNANLFKSYLVREGKPIPVDMNKLVKGGDMSQNVVMRGGDKLYIAESSASTLMVMGEVRKELVIDVPSGSLPLRTALAMAGGIPYTGDKGVIQVIRGNILRPKIYTLNWKHVIRLPTSSMLLMPGDIVYVAATPITEWNRFVTQIFPTLTGIELFKKGVAAVVAIQ from the coding sequence ATGATAGCACAACTGATGATTTTCTTAGGAGGATGTTCGAATACGCCCTATAAGGGAAGTGATGTGGTGGGGGCGGATGAGTTTGTCATCGACTCCTATAAGATCAGCGCAGGAAAGTTTTCGATTTTGGAGATGGAGGGAAAGCCGCTAGTGACCCTCGATCCAGACCTTCTTGAGGAATATACAAACACGATCGATAATGGGGATACCTTAAAAGTTTCTCTTTTTCAGCCGGAAGGTGGAGAGCTTGCTGGAGCAGTCCGCACCATTGGTGATACGGTTGGCTATACGGTTTCAGATGGGAGGATCACCCTTCCTGACTTAGGATCCATTGAAGTCAAGGGACTCACTCTATCGGAAGCGAAGGAGCGGATCCAAGAGGCCTATGATGATGAGGTCGATGGGATCGAGGTTTTCCTTGCCTTTTCGAAGCGGAAAGTTAAGAAGGTAGAGCTAGCAGGGATGGTGAGTCAGTCGACGATCTCGGTCAATGGCAAACTCCGTCTCTTTGAGGTCCTGGCAAAAGCGAAAGTTCCCCCCAATGCGAACCTCTTTAAAAGCTACCTTGTCCGTGAGGGAAAGCCCATTCCTGTCGACATGAACAAGCTTGTTAAGGGAGGGGACATGAGCCAAAATGTGGTGATGCGCGGGGGTGATAAGCTTTACATCGCGGAAAGCTCGGCTTCGACCCTGATGGTAATGGGGGAAGTGCGGAAAGAACTTGTCATTGATGTCCCTTCGGGGTCGCTCCCCTTGCGGACCGCTTTGGCAATGGCTGGGGGCATTCCCTACACCGGCGACAAGGGGGTGATCCAAGTGATCCGGGGCAATATTTTACGTCCCAAGATTTACACCCTCAACTGGAAACATGTGATCCGTCTTCCCACCTCAAGTATGCTTCTCATGCCGGGCGATATTGTCTATGTGGCGGCAACGCCGATCACCGAGTGGAACCGGTTTGTCACTCAAATCTTCCCCACTCTGACTGGAATCGAACTCTTTAAAAAAGGGGTGGCAGCAGTGGTGGCGATCCAATGA
- a CDS encoding NAD-dependent epimerase/dehydratase family protein — MQKKIFITGIAGFIGFHLATLLNKKGDYVIGCDNFNDYYSPDLKLARANKLKALEIEVINHDIQNIKNLETLCKEKGITHIVHLAAQAGVRYSIDHPQPYADTNLDGFLQVLELCRTLDGVRLVFASSSSVYGGNTKVPFAETDPTDTPISLYAATKKSGELLAKSYHHLYHIPMVGLRFFTVYGPWGRPDMAYYSFAEKILNDTPIPVFNNGKMERDFTYIDDIVEGTAAALDHCDDFEIYNLGNNKPEKLMTLIALLETSLGKKAKIDYLPMQPGDVTTTYAGITKAQKGLGFTPQTPLAVGILHFTEWFLKNFRQCIH, encoded by the coding sequence ATGCAAAAAAAGATTTTTATTACCGGAATTGCGGGCTTTATTGGGTTTCATCTAGCAACACTCCTCAATAAAAAAGGAGATTATGTCATTGGATGTGATAATTTCAATGATTATTATAGTCCTGATTTGAAACTTGCACGGGCAAACAAACTAAAAGCACTTGAAATAGAAGTCATTAACCATGACATCCAAAACATTAAAAACCTTGAAACCCTGTGCAAAGAAAAAGGGATCACCCACATCGTTCACCTAGCCGCACAAGCCGGTGTCCGTTATTCAATCGATCATCCGCAGCCCTACGCAGATACCAACCTCGACGGTTTTTTGCAAGTGCTTGAGCTGTGTCGCACACTCGATGGTGTCAGACTCGTCTTTGCCTCCTCTTCCTCGGTTTATGGGGGCAATACCAAAGTGCCCTTTGCGGAAACCGACCCCACCGACACTCCCATCAGCCTCTACGCTGCCACCAAAAAATCGGGCGAACTCCTCGCCAAAAGTTACCACCACCTCTACCACATTCCGATGGTGGGCCTCCGCTTCTTCACTGTCTATGGCCCGTGGGGACGCCCCGACATGGCCTACTACTCCTTTGCCGAAAAAATCTTAAACGATACCCCCATCCCCGTCTTCAACAATGGGAAGATGGAGCGGGACTTTACCTATATCGATGACATTGTCGAAGGAACCGCTGCCGCCCTAGACCACTGCGATGACTTTGAGATTTACAACCTCGGCAATAACAAACCAGAAAAGCTCATGACCCTGATCGCGCTCCTTGAAACATCCCTTGGAAAAAAAGCAAAGATCGATTACCTACCGATGCAACCCGGCGATGTCACAACCACCTACGCCGGCATTACCAAAGCCCAAAAAGGGCTTGGCTTTACACCTCAAACGCCTCTAGCAGTCGGCATCCTCCACTTCACCGAATGGTTTCTGAAGAATTTCAGGCAGTGTATCCATTAA
- a CDS encoding NAD(P)H-hydrate dehydratase: MTQLEGYKVVRAEEMARVERASIEAGASGEAYMLKAGEGIASRVEQFIKQKDLERRVTLLVGKGNNGGDAFVAGTLLLGKGFVVEAYQGVSLEEASPLCQKQGKLFAEAGGVISSELELKGVILDGLLGTGFWGKVEGKLAEVIEKVNGAELPVLAIDIPSGVDGNTGAVESVAIQAKETFFLGMPKLGFFMGEGYNYVGRLRGIDFGLEAEYLHEARAAAHLVNESALHELLPPLKRTRHKYEAGYVIAIAGSPGMPGAAMLASLAALKGGAGIVRLFHPEGMEEELAPAAYELIRAPYRWDDPSEILEEAKRAKACLVGPGVGRSEEMGTFLRENVKRLYIPIVIDADALYHLKEFPKGAILTPHKKEMAHLLGGEEVNRESCQAFAEREGVTVVLKGAPTWIFHPGTLPLIIPRGDPGMATAGTGDVLTGMIAAFLAQGVLGREGAALGVYLHALCGEEAAKKLTSYCVVASDLMDTLPEILQKPFGEVEDADC; encoded by the coding sequence ATGACACAGTTAGAAGGATACAAGGTGGTGCGCGCCGAGGAAATGGCGCGGGTCGAACGGGCGAGCATCGAGGCGGGAGCCTCCGGTGAGGCCTATATGCTCAAGGCAGGCGAGGGAATCGCGTCGCGAGTCGAGCAATTTATCAAGCAAAAAGATTTGGAAAGGCGGGTCACCCTACTCGTTGGCAAGGGAAACAATGGGGGAGACGCTTTTGTTGCGGGAACCCTGTTACTTGGGAAGGGGTTTGTGGTCGAGGCTTACCAGGGTGTTTCACTAGAGGAAGCAAGTCCGCTCTGTCAAAAGCAGGGAAAACTTTTTGCTGAGGCAGGGGGAGTGATCTCCTCGGAGCTTGAGCTTAAGGGGGTGATTCTCGATGGTCTTTTGGGGACCGGCTTTTGGGGCAAGGTCGAGGGAAAACTTGCTGAAGTCATTGAAAAGGTGAATGGGGCGGAGCTTCCTGTTTTAGCAATCGACATCCCATCGGGTGTAGATGGAAACACAGGGGCAGTTGAGTCGGTGGCGATTCAAGCAAAGGAAACCTTTTTCCTCGGGATGCCGAAGCTCGGGTTTTTCATGGGGGAAGGGTACAACTATGTGGGGAGGTTGAGGGGAATCGACTTTGGGCTGGAGGCGGAGTACTTGCATGAGGCGCGGGCCGCCGCGCATCTTGTCAATGAGTCCGCTTTACATGAGCTTTTGCCTCCGCTTAAGCGGACGCGGCATAAGTATGAGGCGGGTTATGTGATTGCGATTGCGGGTTCGCCGGGCATGCCGGGAGCGGCGATGCTGGCATCGCTCGCGGCGCTTAAGGGGGGAGCGGGGATCGTTCGTCTCTTTCATCCCGAAGGGATGGAAGAGGAGTTGGCGCCAGCGGCTTATGAGCTGATTCGGGCACCTTATCGGTGGGACGATCCTTCGGAAATTTTGGAAGAAGCGAAGCGGGCAAAGGCGTGTTTGGTGGGACCAGGCGTGGGAAGAAGTGAGGAGATGGGAACCTTTTTACGAGAGAATGTAAAGCGGCTTTACATCCCAATAGTGATCGATGCAGACGCCCTGTACCATTTGAAAGAGTTTCCGAAGGGGGCAATTTTGACTCCTCATAAGAAGGAGATGGCCCACCTTTTGGGAGGGGAAGAGGTGAACCGGGAGAGTTGTCAGGCTTTTGCCGAGAGGGAGGGAGTCACGGTTGTGTTAAAGGGGGCGCCGACATGGATTTTCCATCCGGGAACGTTGCCGTTGATTATTCCGCGGGGCGATCCAGGAATGGCGACGGCGGGAACGGGCGATGTCTTGACTGGGATGATTGCAGCCTTTTTGGCGCAAGGGGTTTTAGGAAGAGAGGGGGCGGCTCTTGGGGTTTACTTGCACGCTCTTTGTGGCGAGGAGGCGGCAAAAAAACTCACCTCTTATTGCGTTGTTGCAAGTGACTTAATGGATACACTGCCTGAAATTCTTCAGAAACCATTCGGTGAAGTGGAGGATGCCGACTGCTAG